One Roseimaritima multifibrata DNA window includes the following coding sequences:
- a CDS encoding sulfatase, with translation MKMRKRTTIITAFLLVGAAIPAVSADSQNKPARPNIVLVMADDLGGRDLPAYGNRFNETPNIDRLAVQGTVFHNAYAAPVCSATRASIQSGQYPARVGIFDFIPGHWRPFEKVIAPKHRTQHLPEDIVTLGDVMQSAGYKTGYFGKWHLNNGRENLPNTRGYEFAHMYAGGGFYAPKFVPPYDAGGDKRLSNQLTEMSIDFMKENKDQPFFLFLSHYDVHVQLDADKDLIDKYLDKKKTPDYPGNAVYAAMIEHVDNSVGDMMQATDELGLTDNTIFIFYSDNGGVDNRFDNVPLLTGKGKAAYPEGHPLTYIATSNTPLRAGKGTLYEGGIRVPLIVRWPGKVASGATSEAIVSSVDFYPTFLDLVQGKAPEKQVLDGFSMLPALTKNKFDTERELFTHYPVFHHEQPMSALRKGDWKIVQNLVSGEFELFNLKYDVNEMTDLKFSYAEKTAEMKKALAKWQSDTNAQNPVPNPDFDPSKRYEWGTHPDRK, from the coding sequence ATGAAAATGAGAAAACGGACAACAATCATTACAGCGTTCTTGCTGGTGGGAGCGGCAATCCCGGCGGTGTCGGCAGATTCGCAAAACAAACCGGCAAGGCCGAATATTGTCCTGGTCATGGCGGATGATCTTGGGGGACGCGATTTGCCAGCGTACGGCAATCGTTTTAACGAGACACCCAATATTGATCGCTTGGCCGTACAAGGAACCGTGTTTCACAACGCTTACGCCGCCCCCGTCTGTTCGGCGACGCGGGCGAGTATCCAGTCGGGGCAATATCCCGCTCGGGTCGGGATCTTTGATTTTATCCCGGGACACTGGCGTCCCTTCGAAAAAGTGATTGCCCCCAAGCACAGGACCCAGCACTTGCCGGAAGATATTGTGACCCTTGGCGATGTGATGCAAAGTGCCGGGTACAAGACTGGATATTTCGGGAAATGGCACCTCAATAACGGCCGTGAAAATTTACCGAACACCCGTGGCTACGAATTCGCACACATGTATGCAGGCGGCGGATTCTATGCGCCCAAATTTGTACCCCCATACGATGCCGGTGGCGACAAGCGTCTGAGCAACCAACTGACGGAAATGAGCATTGACTTCATGAAGGAAAACAAGGACCAGCCATTCTTTCTCTTTCTCTCTCACTACGACGTGCATGTGCAGTTGGATGCTGACAAAGACCTGATCGATAAGTATTTGGATAAGAAAAAGACCCCCGACTATCCTGGCAACGCCGTCTATGCCGCGATGATCGAGCACGTGGACAATAGCGTTGGCGACATGATGCAAGCGACCGATGAATTGGGACTGACAGACAATACCATTTTCATTTTCTATTCTGACAACGGCGGAGTAGACAATCGCTTCGACAACGTTCCATTGTTGACCGGCAAGGGGAAAGCGGCTTATCCAGAAGGACATCCCCTGACATATATCGCTACATCAAACACACCGTTACGCGCAGGAAAGGGGACGCTCTATGAAGGGGGCATCCGAGTGCCGTTAATTGTGCGTTGGCCTGGGAAAGTAGCTTCAGGTGCCACCTCCGAGGCGATTGTGTCGAGTGTCGATTTCTATCCCACGTTTTTGGATTTGGTCCAAGGGAAAGCACCCGAGAAACAAGTCCTCGATGGCTTCTCCATGCTTCCCGCGTTGACCAAAAACAAGTTCGACACGGAACGCGAGCTGTTTACTCACTATCCGGTCTTCCACCACGAGCAACCGATGTCGGCATTGAGGAAAGGGGACTGGAAGATTGTGCAGAATCTGGTGTCGGGAGAATTCGAACTGTTTAACCTGAAATATGACGTCAACGAAATGACCGACCTGAAATTCAGTTACGCAGAAAAAACCGCTGAAATGAAAAAGGCCCTGGCGAAGTGGCAAAGTGACACGAACGCACAAAATCCGGTGCCAAATCCGGACTTCGATCCAAGCAAACGTTACGAATGGGGAACCCACCCCGACCGGAAGTAA
- a CDS encoding transposase, with protein MPRSPRADEAGGLYHVLNRANMRLPIFKKELDYVAFEKILHEALAIHQIELYCFQLMPNHYHLVLRPLVDGEMSRFMGWVGGTHTMRYHSHYHTSGQGHLYQQRYKSFPIQDDDHFFVVCRYVERNALRAEMVVRAEDWRWGSLWHWLQKPPVEPKLLSPWPISRLPNWVDRVNEPLTQSELDAVRLSAQRGRPLGDEGWVNTIARRLKLESTMRPRGRPRVRFPKQSQNKKA; from the coding sequence ATGCCAAGATCACCACGAGCTGACGAAGCGGGCGGGTTGTATCACGTCCTGAACCGCGCAAACATGCGATTGCCGATCTTTAAGAAGGAGCTTGATTATGTTGCCTTCGAGAAGATCCTGCATGAGGCCTTAGCGATTCATCAAATCGAACTTTATTGCTTCCAGCTGATGCCGAACCACTACCATCTCGTGCTTCGGCCGCTTGTGGATGGAGAAATGAGTCGGTTCATGGGCTGGGTCGGTGGTACGCACACAATGCGTTATCATTCGCATTACCACACCAGTGGTCAGGGACACTTGTACCAGCAGCGTTACAAAAGCTTTCCCATCCAGGATGACGATCACTTTTTTGTTGTTTGTCGATACGTTGAACGCAACGCTTTGCGAGCTGAAATGGTCGTTCGGGCCGAGGATTGGCGATGGGGATCTCTCTGGCATTGGTTGCAGAAACCTCCGGTGGAGCCGAAGCTGCTTTCCCCATGGCCGATTTCGCGGCTTCCCAACTGGGTCGATCGAGTCAACGAGCCGCTTACGCAATCCGAGCTCGATGCGGTTCGTTTGTCAGCGCAGCGAGGAAGACCGCTGGGCGATGAAGGCTGGGTAAATACCATTGCCAGACGGCTCAAACTCGAATCAACAATGCGCCCTCGAGGCCGGCCAAGAGTCCGTTTTCCCAAGCAATCTCAGAACAAAAAGGCCTGA
- a CDS encoding platelet-activating factor acetylhydrolase IB subunit produces the protein MNSFLLVALIAVSASAQDVATAPDTVKPVPRAGGWMNRHQSMNDRVKKGDVDLVFIGDSITQGWEGNGKNVWKTFYGDRNAVNLGIGGDRTQHVIWRLDNGNLEGISPKAAVIMIGTNNSGSNSPEEIAEGVEVIVKQLREKTPETKILVLATFPRGPNPADAKRQVNEKSNAIVEKLADGEHVFYLDIGDKFLDDDGNLSRDIMPDLLHLSEPGYTIWAESIEPSLTKLLGK, from the coding sequence ATGAATTCGTTTCTTCTGGTTGCTTTGATTGCAGTCAGCGCCTCGGCACAGGACGTCGCCACTGCCCCTGATACCGTCAAACCTGTACCGCGAGCGGGCGGATGGATGAACCGCCACCAGTCGATGAACGACCGAGTCAAAAAAGGCGATGTCGATCTGGTGTTCATCGGCGACTCGATTACCCAAGGCTGGGAGGGCAATGGCAAAAACGTTTGGAAGACATTCTATGGAGACCGCAACGCCGTCAACCTAGGCATCGGTGGCGATCGGACTCAGCACGTGATCTGGCGGTTGGACAACGGCAACCTAGAGGGCATTTCGCCCAAGGCTGCCGTGATCATGATCGGTACCAACAACTCAGGAAGCAATTCGCCGGAAGAGATCGCCGAAGGCGTTGAAGTCATCGTCAAACAGCTTCGAGAAAAAACGCCAGAAACCAAAATTCTTGTGCTGGCGACCTTCCCACGCGGACCCAATCCCGCCGATGCCAAACGCCAGGTAAACGAAAAGAGCAATGCCATCGTTGAGAAACTGGCGGACGGCGAGCACGTGTTCTATTTAGACATTGGCGACAAATTTTTAGATGACGACGGCAACCTGTCGCGAGACATCATGCCCGACCTATTGCACCTGAGCGAGCCAGGCTACACGATTTGGGCCGAATCGATCGAACCGTCGTTGACTAAACTGCTGGGCAAGTAA
- a CDS encoding ABC transporter ATP-binding protein, whose protein sequence is MSELQPIVEIQNLTKRYGDFVAIDDLSLTVHRGQILGFIGPNGAGKTTTIKILVGLAKPTSGTARIAGVDCAKQSSTIKRLVGYMPDGFGAYDNMRVREYLDFFGAAFGIPRRQRQRRIAEVLEITSSTYMQDRFVESLSHGMQQRVGIARTLLHDPEVLIFDEPANGLDPQARIEMRELLLHLAACDKTLIVTSHILPELSRICDQVAILTHGRLRAAGSLEQIMHDLSQRRMIEIQLLAGEPPDQAKQVLQTILQADEPVTVSQAESMVRFETLRSDDALSEVLGKLIQAGVKIAQFRELQADLEDAFLSVIRQTEESQESPLPASTPSR, encoded by the coding sequence ATGAGTGAACTTCAACCCATTGTTGAAATTCAAAACCTGACCAAACGTTACGGCGACTTCGTAGCGATCGACGACCTCAGCCTGACCGTTCACCGCGGACAGATTTTGGGATTTATCGGCCCCAATGGCGCAGGTAAAACCACGACCATCAAAATTCTGGTGGGACTGGCTAAGCCGACTTCGGGTACGGCCCGTATCGCTGGCGTGGATTGTGCCAAGCAGTCATCAACCATTAAGCGGCTGGTTGGCTATATGCCCGATGGGTTTGGCGCCTACGACAACATGCGGGTCCGCGAATACCTCGACTTCTTCGGAGCTGCGTTTGGGATTCCACGTCGCCAACGCCAACGCCGGATTGCCGAAGTACTTGAGATCACGTCCAGCACCTATATGCAGGATCGCTTCGTGGAAAGCCTCAGCCATGGCATGCAACAACGGGTTGGGATTGCCCGTACGCTACTGCATGATCCCGAGGTTCTGATTTTTGACGAACCGGCAAATGGGCTGGATCCACAAGCGCGTATCGAAATGAGAGAACTGTTGCTGCACTTGGCCGCCTGCGACAAAACGTTGATCGTGACCAGTCATATCTTGCCCGAATTGTCTCGAATTTGTGATCAGGTGGCGATCCTGACGCACGGACGGTTGCGAGCTGCAGGATCGCTTGAGCAAATCATGCATGACCTAAGCCAGCGGCGAATGATCGAAATCCAGTTGCTTGCCGGTGAACCGCCTGATCAAGCCAAGCAAGTGTTACAAACAATCTTGCAAGCCGATGAACCGGTGACCGTTTCGCAAGCCGAATCGATGGTGCGATTTGAGACTCTGCGAAGCGACGATGCGCTCAGCGAAGTGCTGGGCAAATTGATTCAAGCGGGCGTAAAAATTGCTCAGTTCCGCGAACTCCAAGCAGATTTGGAAGACGCCTTTTTATCGGTCATTCGACAAACCGAGGAATCGCAAGAATCTCCACTCCCTGCGTCCACTCCATCCCGCTAG
- a CDS encoding family 16 glycoside hydrolase — protein MTRNFASLAMVIAVILSPLITCAAEPDLNPPEGFRAIFNAQDLSGWYGLNPHLVTKLSGEKKEASLKAQREEFSQHWRIENGELVNNGHGPYATSEEEFGDIEFLIEYKTIAKADSGIYLRGIPQVQIWDWHQTFDPKRPTRKPHLGSGALFNNTPGNSGRDPLVFADNPLGEWNQVRIRQVSDRTWVWLNDCLVVDGAVMENYWDRDQSLPATGPIMLQTHGGEIRWRNLFVRDIPADEADEILQASEEKKSDLSNSLTLHASFDQGLDADFSRGDRTCYVRAGKQLHRAKPTEEGKIESESGRYGGSLHFTKKGRFQPIFTNSGVLDYNGKEWNSTVSAWLRLDPDKDLEPGYCDPIQIVGDSGDKGFIFLEFSKDETPRYFRYAIRPLSSIWNPNNVSWADIPFDERPMVQVEKPSFSRESWTHVVFTLENINNRNAKPSGRLYLNGKLMGSIEDWDLTFDWDPASVLMVLGASYVGHMDDLAVFDRVLNGEEVEHLYGLEEGVKELYAPKTMQAK, from the coding sequence ATGACCCGCAATTTTGCATCGTTGGCGATGGTGATCGCCGTCATTCTCTCGCCCCTGATTACCTGTGCCGCGGAGCCCGACCTCAATCCCCCCGAAGGGTTCCGGGCGATTTTCAATGCGCAGGACCTCTCCGGATGGTACGGTTTGAACCCACACCTGGTAACCAAGTTGAGCGGTGAGAAGAAGGAGGCGAGCCTGAAGGCTCAGCGGGAGGAGTTCTCCCAGCACTGGCGTATTGAAAACGGTGAATTGGTCAACAATGGGCATGGCCCCTATGCCACCAGTGAAGAAGAGTTCGGTGACATCGAATTCCTCATTGAATACAAGACGATCGCCAAAGCGGATAGCGGGATCTATTTGCGTGGCATACCGCAGGTTCAAATTTGGGACTGGCATCAAACCTTCGATCCTAAAAGGCCGACCCGGAAACCTCACCTCGGTTCAGGAGCATTATTTAACAACACGCCAGGCAATTCAGGGCGTGACCCGCTGGTGTTCGCCGACAATCCGTTGGGCGAATGGAATCAAGTGCGAATCCGCCAAGTCAGTGACCGCACCTGGGTCTGGTTGAACGATTGCTTGGTGGTCGACGGCGCCGTGATGGAGAACTATTGGGATCGCGACCAGTCGCTCCCAGCAACCGGACCGATCATGTTACAAACCCATGGTGGCGAGATTCGCTGGCGAAATCTTTTTGTGCGTGACATCCCAGCGGACGAAGCGGACGAGATATTGCAGGCCTCAGAAGAAAAGAAGTCCGATCTATCGAATTCGTTGACGCTACACGCCTCCTTTGACCAAGGATTGGATGCAGATTTCTCGCGAGGAGATCGAACGTGTTACGTGCGGGCAGGAAAACAGCTGCACCGCGCCAAACCCACGGAGGAGGGCAAAATTGAGTCAGAGTCAGGACGCTACGGCGGATCGCTTCATTTTACAAAGAAGGGCCGGTTCCAACCGATTTTCACCAACTCAGGGGTACTGGACTACAACGGCAAAGAGTGGAACTCAACCGTGTCGGCTTGGTTGAGACTCGATCCCGACAAAGACCTTGAGCCGGGGTATTGTGATCCGATCCAAATCGTCGGAGACAGCGGCGACAAGGGTTTCATTTTTTTGGAGTTCTCCAAAGACGAAACGCCACGCTATTTCCGTTATGCGATTCGTCCTCTGTCCTCGATTTGGAATCCGAACAATGTTTCTTGGGCCGATATCCCCTTCGATGAGCGTCCGATGGTACAAGTGGAAAAACCGTCGTTCTCGCGCGAATCGTGGACGCACGTGGTCTTTACACTCGAGAACATCAACAACCGAAACGCCAAGCCATCGGGACGTTTATATCTTAATGGCAAGTTGATGGGGTCCATCGAAGACTGGGACTTGACGTTTGACTGGGACCCAGCCTCTGTGTTGATGGTTCTGGGGGCCTCGTACGTGGGGCACATGGACGACTTAGCCGTCTTTGACCGTGTGCTTAACGGCGAGGAAGTGGAACATCTCTATGGATTAGAAGAGGGCGTCAAAGAGCTCTACGCTCCCAAAACGATGCAAGCCAAATAG
- a CDS encoding arylsulfatase: protein MKFRLLMAFALGLACLDVASSAEEASTRRPNIVLVMADDLGWSDVGCYGGEIRTPQIDSLARDGMRFTQFYNNAICGPTRASLLTGLYCQQVGHRGDRWNEPKNFDKCATIAELLQAGGYRTMMVGKWQGRDLAVDRGFDRFFGPMCQAKISYFHQVAKNPFRLDRDHWKLPSDFYLTDAINEFAVQFLDEAVGQSQPFFLYVSHIAPHWPLHARETDIAAYRQQYRESGWDQWRQRRLRKQRELGVIPANWEMSPRPANIHDWSADTNKDWQAERMAAYAAQVEAIDRGLGELLQIIQNSGQADNTLVMFLSDNGAAPDGGLNPTTGGFGFTPKTRNDRWRKDGEPIRPGSGPGNPPGPHDTFAAYGLAWANLSNTPLRGTKQTGYEGGICTPLVARWPGEIRSRGEVTNQVGHVIDIMATCLDVADVKYPTEFNDRRLLPMEGKSLLPILQGHDRDGHEVLCWSVPKHHVVRMGRWKAVQPRSGGAWQLFDLEADGTETVDLAEQQPERTRGLADRFHQWRQRVEAR from the coding sequence ATGAAGTTCCGATTGTTAATGGCTTTTGCCCTCGGGCTAGCGTGTTTAGACGTCGCCTCTTCCGCAGAAGAGGCTTCCACACGAAGGCCCAACATCGTCCTCGTGATGGCTGACGATCTGGGGTGGTCCGATGTGGGGTGCTACGGTGGAGAGATCCGCACGCCGCAAATCGACTCGCTGGCCCGAGACGGGATGCGATTCACTCAGTTCTATAACAATGCGATTTGCGGACCGACGCGGGCATCCCTGCTTACGGGCCTCTACTGCCAGCAGGTTGGCCATCGGGGCGATCGTTGGAATGAGCCCAAGAACTTTGACAAGTGCGCCACAATCGCGGAACTGCTGCAGGCCGGCGGATACCGTACGATGATGGTCGGGAAATGGCAGGGTCGTGACTTGGCAGTCGATCGGGGGTTCGATCGTTTTTTCGGTCCCATGTGTCAGGCAAAGATCAGTTACTTCCACCAGGTCGCGAAGAATCCTTTCCGACTCGACCGCGATCACTGGAAACTCCCTTCGGATTTCTATCTTACGGACGCGATCAACGAATTCGCGGTTCAATTTCTCGATGAGGCGGTCGGGCAATCCCAGCCCTTCTTCCTCTACGTGTCGCACATCGCTCCGCACTGGCCATTGCATGCTCGCGAAACGGACATCGCGGCCTATCGGCAGCAGTACCGGGAATCTGGCTGGGACCAATGGCGGCAACGACGTCTCCGGAAGCAACGCGAGTTGGGGGTCATCCCTGCTAACTGGGAAATGTCCCCTCGGCCGGCAAACATTCACGATTGGTCTGCAGACACGAACAAGGATTGGCAAGCCGAACGCATGGCGGCGTACGCCGCTCAAGTGGAGGCGATCGACCGCGGCCTGGGAGAGCTTCTGCAGATAATCCAGAACTCTGGTCAAGCCGACAACACTCTGGTGATGTTCCTCTCGGACAACGGGGCCGCTCCGGACGGCGGACTGAATCCAACGACCGGCGGCTTTGGGTTCACGCCCAAGACGCGGAACGATCGCTGGCGAAAGGACGGGGAGCCAATCCGCCCAGGCAGCGGTCCAGGCAATCCGCCCGGTCCGCACGATACCTTTGCCGCCTACGGATTGGCGTGGGCCAACCTCAGCAACACGCCCTTGCGTGGGACTAAACAGACCGGCTACGAAGGCGGCATTTGCACCCCGCTGGTCGCCCGCTGGCCTGGGGAGATTCGCAGTCGCGGAGAGGTTACGAATCAGGTGGGGCATGTGATCGATATCATGGCGACGTGCCTGGACGTCGCAGACGTAAAGTATCCCACGGAGTTTAACGACCGCAGGCTTTTGCCGATGGAAGGAAAGAGCCTACTGCCGATCCTCCAGGGGCATGACCGCGACGGGCATGAGGTGCTTTGTTGGAGTGTGCCGAAGCACCACGTCGTCCGCATGGGGCGATGGAAAGCCGTCCAGCCAAGGAGTGGGGGCGCATGGCAACTCTTTGATCTCGAAGCCGACGGCACGGAGACCGTTGACTTGGCCGAGCAGCAGCCGGAGCGAACGCGAGGGCTTGCCGATCGGTTTCACCAGTGGCGTCAACGTGTAGAAGCTCGATGA